The proteins below are encoded in one region of Mycobacterium shinjukuense:
- the mutM gene encoding DNA-formamidopyrimidine glycosylase produces the protein MPELPEVEVVRRGLQDHVVGRTIATVRVHHPRAVRRHLAGPADLTARLRGATITGTGRRGKYLWLTLDPGTALVVHLGMSGQMLLGSVPRPDHVRISALLDDGTVLSFADQRTFGGWLLADLVSVHGSVVPAPVAHLARDPLDPRFDADAVVKVLRGKHSAIKRQLLDQRVVSGIGNIYADEALWRARVNGARIAALLTRRQLGAVLDAAAGVLRDALAAGGTSFDALYVNVNGESGYFDRSLDAYGRAGENCRRCGAVIRRERFMNRSSFYCPRCQPRPRAPGVRCR, from the coding sequence GTGCCCGAACTCCCCGAAGTCGAGGTGGTGCGGCGCGGCTTGCAGGACCACGTGGTGGGCAGGACGATCGCGACGGTTCGCGTGCACCACCCCCGTGCGGTGCGCCGCCATCTGGCCGGACCCGCCGACCTGACGGCGCGGCTGCGGGGCGCGACGATCACTGGGACCGGCCGGCGGGGAAAGTACCTGTGGCTGACGCTGGACCCGGGCACCGCGCTGGTGGTGCACCTGGGCATGAGCGGGCAGATGTTGCTCGGCAGTGTCCCGCGCCCCGACCATGTGCGAATTTCCGCGTTGCTCGACGACGGGACCGTGTTGAGCTTCGCCGACCAGCGGACCTTCGGGGGATGGCTGCTGGCCGACTTGGTGAGTGTGCACGGCAGCGTGGTGCCGGCGCCGGTCGCCCACCTGGCCCGCGACCCACTGGACCCGCGGTTCGATGCCGACGCGGTGGTGAAAGTGTTGCGGGGCAAGCATTCCGCGATCAAGCGTCAGCTCCTGGACCAGCGGGTGGTGTCGGGGATCGGCAATATCTATGCCGATGAGGCGCTGTGGCGGGCCCGGGTCAACGGCGCGCGGATCGCCGCCTTGCTGACCCGCCGGCAGCTCGGCGCCGTGCTGGATGCCGCCGCCGGCGTTTTGCGCGACGCGCTGGCGGCCGGTGGCACGTCGTTCGACGCGCTCTACGTCAACGTCAACGGCGAGTCGGGGTACTTTGACCGCTCACTGGACGCCTATGGCCGCGCGGGCGAAAACTGCCGGCGCTGCGGCGCGGTGATCCGCCGGGAAAGGTTCATGAACCGCTCGTCGTTCTACTGCCCGCGGTGCCAGCCCCGGCCGCGAGCACCGGGCGTGCGCTGCCGGTGA
- the rnc gene encoding ribonuclease III: MTRSRQSLLDALGVDLPDELLSLALTHRSYAYENGGLPTNERLEFLGDAVLGLTITDELFHRHPERSEGDLAKLRASVVNTQALADVARNLCEEGLGGHVLLGRGEVNTGGADKSSILADGMESLLGAIYLQHGMETAREVILRLFGPLLDAAATLGAGLDWKTSLQELTAARGLGAPSYVVTATGPDHDKEFTAVVVVVDTEYGSGVGRSKKEAEQKAAAAAWKALEALDRADKTSA, encoded by the coding sequence GTGACCCGGTCACGGCAATCTCTGCTCGACGCGCTCGGTGTCGACCTGCCCGACGAGCTGCTGTCGCTGGCCTTGACGCACCGCAGCTACGCCTACGAGAACGGCGGGCTACCCACCAACGAGCGCCTGGAGTTCCTCGGCGACGCCGTGTTGGGGCTGACCATCACCGACGAGCTCTTTCACCGCCATCCTGAGCGTTCCGAGGGGGACCTGGCCAAGCTGCGGGCCAGCGTGGTCAACACCCAGGCGCTCGCCGACGTCGCACGCAACCTGTGCGAAGAGGGCCTGGGTGGGCACGTGCTGTTGGGGCGTGGCGAGGTCAACACCGGCGGAGCCGACAAGTCCAGCATTCTGGCCGACGGCATGGAATCGCTGCTGGGCGCGATCTATCTGCAACACGGCATGGAGACGGCCCGGGAAGTGATCCTGCGGCTGTTCGGGCCACTGCTGGACGCCGCGGCCACGCTGGGCGCCGGGCTGGACTGGAAGACCAGTCTGCAGGAGCTGACCGCCGCGCGCGGGCTGGGCGCGCCGTCGTATGTGGTCACCGCCACCGGCCCGGACCACGACAAGGAGTTCACCGCGGTGGTCGTGGTGGTGGACACCGAATACGGGTCGGGCGTGGGTCGGTCCAAAAAGGAAGCCGAACAAAAGGCGGCGGCCGCCGCGTGGAAGGCACTGGAAGCGCTGGATCGCGCCGACAAAACCTCTGCCTAG